The bacterium genome includes a window with the following:
- the smc gene encoding chromosome segregation protein SMC: protein MKLKRLEIIGFKSFMEKTVVTFEKDITAVVGPNGCGKSNIVDAIRWVMGEQSAKHLRGKNMEDVIFAGSDGHAPQSMAHVELTFSTDGGVTPVEYLGQSEISVCRRLYRSGESEYFLNKVPCRLKDITELFLGTGIGKRAYSVIEQGRVAQVITAKPEERRFYIEEVAGISRFKARKEAALRKMEATQQNILRLTDIITELDRQMKSLDRQAKKAEKYREVKTEFTTWDLKLASYLFKNNQTEQHSLEKVLREADEKENQTRTLILEEENALEELKLIQLEKERAVNRIQNDFFETTNIIRLAENTLLHKRQLTTQITREMDDIKKHVYELSAEMSGMGNGVEQINEQKLLADCDEESLREETEMLQQEVDNLELQMMELTESFEHAKSRSHQIDSRITQINTIEENLKNKREDLLTRMSRQEMELEGLKKNYQGLSHVYRDANESLNNLKQLKLNLTSKTDELALDLHTQKQLLVSKQAELKNLKDDLTLKRSRLKSLEELEKTFEGYQEGPRSVLLKKEEISADGILGTIADGIETDPVYESAVSAVLGEKLQYVVVKSQAQGVSAIDYLQTSGSGRSSFVPIESSSFSGSHIGDYAHQEGVVGPLKQFVNFKNGYDKLGDYLFGDAVVVDTLQRALGLWEGGYQDKTLVTMDGAVVDKSGIITGGTLASTSKALLEKKREIKELLSITEHLSFEVSQNEDTLYSLTQKVETLTSTLEEVKSTSVEEEIKLATQVKDLDHCRKEMEKLSDQQQVLLKQIENEKISVDAIEPELQNLNIERDSLAEEKLGLTDILQNSRGRLEVLKESFDTKNDNLTRLKVELAQAGERNTHLSSEINRLSDEQFRIGIEKITYEERLSFLDSKTKLLASEQAHLDKVLDKKLTKHADLESQLSQEREAFEGIGNKIRDRELFIRERRKEHEEASQQLNEVTLKLADVRNLTKNLVEQCLERHMLSLSEVCDVHYDTELNVEEAKALVAELKDKLARLGEVNTAALEEFEEIKTRFEFLSKQRDDLNTSLEALERVIQKINRTTKDRFFTTFNMVNERFKVLFPKLFRGGRAELLLTDENNILETGVEIVAQPPGKKLQSISLLSGGEKALTSVSLIFSIFQIKPSPFCLLDEVDAPLDEANVHRYNELIRDMTSRTQFVVITHNKNTMQMADTMYGVTMQTPGVSQLVSVEMH, encoded by the coding sequence ATGAAGCTAAAGCGTCTTGAAATTATTGGTTTTAAATCCTTCATGGAAAAAACCGTGGTGACTTTTGAAAAAGACATCACGGCCGTGGTTGGACCAAACGGTTGTGGCAAATCTAATATTGTGGATGCCATTCGTTGGGTGATGGGCGAACAAAGCGCCAAGCACTTGCGCGGCAAAAACATGGAAGATGTTATTTTTGCCGGTTCCGATGGTCACGCGCCTCAATCGATGGCGCATGTGGAACTTACTTTTTCTACCGATGGCGGCGTCACACCCGTTGAATATTTGGGCCAATCCGAAATCTCCGTATGCCGCCGTTTATATCGCAGCGGCGAATCAGAATATTTTCTCAACAAAGTTCCCTGTCGCTTAAAGGATATTACCGAACTCTTTTTAGGAACCGGTATTGGTAAACGCGCTTACTCCGTTATTGAACAAGGCCGTGTGGCTCAAGTGATTACAGCCAAACCCGAAGAACGCCGTTTTTATATTGAAGAAGTTGCTGGCATTTCGCGTTTTAAAGCCCGCAAAGAAGCAGCGCTGCGCAAGATGGAAGCAACCCAGCAAAATATTTTGCGTTTAACCGACATTATTACCGAACTTGATCGTCAGATGAAAAGCCTGGATCGCCAGGCTAAAAAAGCCGAAAAATATCGCGAAGTAAAAACCGAATTTACAACCTGGGATTTGAAGCTTGCTTCTTATCTGTTCAAGAATAACCAGACTGAACAACATTCACTTGAAAAAGTGCTGCGCGAAGCTGACGAAAAAGAAAATCAGACTCGCACTTTAATTTTAGAAGAAGAAAACGCATTAGAAGAATTAAAGCTTATCCAGCTTGAAAAAGAACGCGCCGTTAACCGCATCCAAAACGATTTTTTTGAAACCACCAATATTATTCGCTTGGCCGAAAACACTCTGCTTCATAAACGCCAGCTCACTACGCAAATTACGCGTGAAATGGACGATATTAAAAAGCATGTTTACGAACTTTCGGCCGAAATGAGCGGTATGGGCAATGGCGTAGAGCAAATTAACGAACAAAAACTTTTGGCCGATTGCGACGAAGAAAGTTTGCGTGAAGAAACCGAAATGTTGCAGCAAGAAGTTGATAATTTAGAATTACAAATGATGGAACTTACCGAATCTTTTGAGCATGCTAAAAGTCGCTCGCATCAAATTGATTCGCGTATTACGCAAATTAATACCATTGAAGAAAATTTAAAAAATAAACGCGAAGATCTCTTAACTCGCATGAGTCGCCAGGAAATGGAGTTAGAAGGATTAAAAAAGAATTATCAGGGTTTAAGTCATGTGTACCGCGATGCCAATGAATCGCTCAATAATTTAAAACAATTAAAACTTAACCTTACTTCTAAAACAGACGAGCTGGCTCTTGATTTGCATACGCAAAAACAGCTTCTTGTTTCAAAACAAGCTGAACTTAAAAATTTAAAAGATGATCTTACGTTAAAACGTTCACGTTTAAAATCTTTGGAAGAACTTGAAAAAACTTTTGAAGGCTACCAAGAAGGCCCGCGTTCGGTGTTGCTTAAAAAAGAAGAAATTAGCGCCGATGGTATTTTAGGAACCATTGCCGATGGTATTGAAACCGATCCTGTTTACGAAAGTGCAGTTTCGGCTGTATTGGGCGAAAAACTTCAATACGTGGTGGTTAAATCGCAGGCTCAGGGTGTTTCGGCTATCGATTATTTGCAAACTTCCGGATCGGGTCGCAGTTCGTTTGTCCCCATCGAATCGTCCTCCTTTAGTGGATCCCATATTGGCGACTATGCCCATCAAGAAGGTGTGGTGGGGCCGTTAAAGCAATTTGTTAATTTTAAAAACGGTTACGATAAATTGGGCGATTATTTATTTGGCGATGCTGTTGTGGTTGATACGCTTCAGCGTGCTTTAGGTTTGTGGGAAGGTGGTTACCAAGATAAAACTCTTGTTACCATGGATGGTGCCGTAGTGGATAAAAGCGGCATTATTACCGGCGGTACTTTGGCTTCTACCTCTAAAGCCTTGCTTGAGAAAAAACGTGAAATTAAAGAACTTCTTTCTATTACCGAGCACTTAAGTTTTGAAGTGTCGCAAAACGAAGATACGCTGTACTCGCTTACTCAAAAAGTAGAAACCTTAACGTCTACCTTAGAAGAAGTAAAAAGTACCTCGGTAGAAGAAGAAATAAAACTCGCCACGCAAGTAAAAGATTTAGATCATTGCCGCAAGGAAATGGAAAAATTGTCGGATCAGCAACAGGTGTTGTTAAAGCAAATTGAAAACGAAAAAATATCGGTAGATGCTATTGAACCCGAACTACAAAATTTAAATATTGAACGCGACAGCTTGGCTGAAGAAAAACTGGGTTTAACCGATATACTACAAAATAGTCGTGGACGCTTGGAAGTTTTAAAAGAATCGTTTGATACTAAAAATGACAACTTAACCCGTTTAAAAGTGGAGCTAGCCCAGGCTGGTGAGCGCAACACACATCTGTCATCGGAAATTAACCGTTTAAGCGATGAACAATTTAGAATTGGTATTGAAAAAATTACTTACGAAGAACGCTTAAGCTTTTTAGACTCTAAAACAAAATTATTGGCCAGTGAGCAGGCTCATTTAGACAAAGTGCTCGATAAAAAACTAACCAAGCATGCCGATTTAGAATCTCAATTATCGCAGGAGCGTGAAGCTTTTGAAGGCATTGGTAATAAAATTAGAGATCGCGAATTGTTTATACGCGAACGTCGTAAAGAACATGAAGAAGCAAGCCAGCAATTAAATGAAGTAACCTTAAAATTGGCCGACGTGCGCAACTTAACAAAAAATTTGGTGGAGCAGTGTTTAGAACGCCACATGCTCAGTTTGTCGGAAGTATGCGATGTGCATTACGATACCGAGCTTAATGTGGAAGAAGCCAAGGCGTTGGTGGCCGAATTAAAAGACAAGCTTGCGCGCTTGGGTGAAGTAAACACGGCAGCTCTTGAAGAATTTGAAGAGATTAAAACCCGTTTTGAATTTTTAAGTAAACAACGCGACGATCTAAACACCTCGCTGGAAGCGTTGGAACGTGTGATTCAAAAAATTAACCGCACCACCAAAGACCGGTTCTTTACCACCTTCAACATGGTAAACGAACGTTTCAAAGTTTTGTTTCCCAAATTATTCCGTGGTGGACGTGCCGAACTGCTTTTAACCGACGAAAACAATATTTTGGAAACCGGTGTGGAAATTGTGGCTCAGCCCCCGGGCAAAAAGCTTCAATCTATTTCACTCTTATCGGGTGGTGAAAAAGCACTTACTTCGGTAAGTCTTATTTTCTCCATTTTCCAAATTAAACCCTCGCCCTTTTGCTTGCTGGACGAAGTTGACGCCCCGCTGGACGAGGCAAACGTACACCGCTACAACGAGCTTATTCGTGATATGACCAGCCGTACACAGTTTGTGGTGATTACCCACAATAAAAACACCATGCAAATGGCCGACACCATGTATGGTGTGACCATGCAAACCCCGGGTGTATCACAATTGGTGTCGGTGGAAATGCATTAA
- the mltG gene encoding endolytic transglycosylase MltG, with protein MKKFLLFCLFSLILASGFVFYIYQKGNSYKNPQTITVYFQKGSSLKSIAQELEQNHIIYHRYHFEVMARLTHQDRKLKYGEYEFEEGFTQNQIIEKMAKGLTKKYPLTIPEGYNLKDIAAVVAKSEVLQNKENFLALTQNTDLIKKLNIPINNLEGYIFPDTYNIARETTSADLLKSMTDLMQKNLSDEIVGKAKAMNLDKHALLTLASVIEKETGKASERPLIASVFFNRFKMNMPLQSDPTVIYGIPNFNGNLTRTDLDRDHPYNTYTRPGLPIGPICSPGLESIKAVVSPAQSDFLYFVGKGDGSHYFSKTLEEHNQAVQYYQLKQGNPPGGE; from the coding sequence ATGAAAAAATTCCTCCTTTTTTGTCTTTTTTCCCTCATTTTAGCATCTGGATTTGTTTTTTACATCTATCAAAAGGGAAATTCTTATAAAAATCCCCAAACCATTACTGTTTATTTTCAAAAAGGCTCTTCTTTAAAGTCAATCGCCCAAGAATTAGAACAAAACCACATCATTTATCATCGTTATCATTTTGAAGTGATGGCCCGCCTTACACATCAAGATCGTAAACTGAAATATGGAGAATACGAATTTGAAGAAGGTTTTACTCAAAACCAAATTATTGAAAAAATGGCCAAAGGCCTTACCAAAAAATACCCGCTTACTATTCCCGAAGGCTATAACTTAAAAGATATTGCTGCCGTAGTTGCTAAAAGTGAAGTTTTGCAAAACAAAGAAAACTTTTTAGCCCTTACACAAAATACGGATCTCATCAAAAAACTGAATATCCCTATCAATAATTTAGAGGGCTACATTTTCCCCGACACCTACAACATTGCACGCGAAACAACATCAGCCGATTTGCTAAAAAGCATGACGGATTTGATGCAAAAAAATTTATCGGATGAAATTGTGGGAAAAGCCAAAGCGATGAATTTAGACAAGCATGCTCTCCTCACACTGGCCTCTGTAATAGAAAAAGAAACAGGAAAAGCCAGCGAACGCCCTCTCATTGCCTCTGTGTTTTTTAACCGCTTTAAAATGAACATGCCACTGCAATCAGACCCCACCGTTATTTATGGAATCCCCAACTTTAACGGCAATTTAACCCGTACCGACTTGGATCGTGATCACCCCTATAATACCTACACACGCCCGGGATTACCTATTGGGCCTATTTGCTCACCAGGCTTAGAATCCATTAAAGCTGTAGTAAGTCCGGCTCAGAGTGATTTTTTATATTTTGTAGGAAAAGGTGACGGCAGCCATTATTTTTCAAAAACGCTGGAAGAACATAACCAGGCTGTGCAGTATTATCAGCTTAAGCAAGGTAACCCGCCGGGGGGAGAGTAA
- the rimO gene encoding 30S ribosomal protein S12 methylthiotransferase RimO → MAEVHDKPFTVRFVSLGCPKNLVDSEIMMGHLNAGNFKIVGDDSASDAAVINTCGFIEDAKEESINTILELAQEKKKGSLKLLVVAGCLAQRYTGELPKLLPEVDAFIGTGDFSSLPKLLELKLAEEKFTKKQTRNFIKKPKELPSFDIPRLHATPFYSRYVKVSEGCSHACSFCTIPKMRGGLMSRTVDDVVKEVSLAAKGGVKEFNLIAQDLNEFGRDLSERSSLFKLFEELDTIEGDFWLRPLYMYPLQFPDRLVKMMAGHKHLVPYVDIPLQHISDKMLKSMNRGSSSRYIHRLIDNLRTHVPGITLRTTFIVGYPGESEKDFLELASFIEKTRFDRVGIFTYSDEEGTPAYNLKRKVPDQVKEDRRGHLMRLQQKISEEKNAAYVGKTLTVLLEGLATGDDMPEEIPLKSGQFMKARHAGQAPGIDGQVFIALNPQSPLHSRVGQFVPVTITDSTAYDLWGK, encoded by the coding sequence ATGGCAGAAGTTCACGATAAACCTTTTACCGTCCGTTTTGTGTCGCTTGGGTGCCCCAAAAATTTGGTGGATTCCGAGATTATGATGGGACATTTAAATGCCGGTAATTTTAAAATTGTGGGCGATGATAGTGCCAGCGATGCGGCCGTTATCAATACTTGTGGATTTATTGAAGATGCCAAAGAAGAATCCATCAACACTATTTTAGAGTTAGCCCAGGAAAAGAAAAAGGGGAGCTTAAAGCTTCTTGTTGTAGCTGGGTGTTTGGCGCAACGTTACACAGGTGAGCTTCCCAAATTACTGCCCGAGGTGGATGCCTTTATTGGCACCGGCGATTTTTCAAGTCTTCCTAAACTTTTAGAACTAAAACTGGCAGAAGAAAAATTTACTAAAAAACAAACGCGCAATTTTATTAAAAAACCCAAAGAGCTTCCCAGTTTTGATATCCCGCGTCTGCATGCTACACCTTTTTATTCGCGTTATGTGAAAGTGTCCGAAGGTTGTTCGCATGCGTGTTCATTTTGTACCATTCCCAAAATGCGTGGTGGTCTTATGAGCCGTACTGTAGACGATGTAGTAAAAGAAGTAAGTTTAGCTGCCAAAGGAGGTGTGAAAGAGTTTAATCTCATCGCCCAAGATCTTAATGAATTTGGCCGCGATTTATCCGAACGTTCTAGTCTTTTTAAACTCTTTGAAGAGCTGGATACTATTGAAGGCGATTTTTGGCTGCGTCCTTTGTATATGTATCCGCTTCAATTTCCCGATCGCTTGGTAAAAATGATGGCGGGGCATAAGCATTTGGTTCCGTATGTTGATATTCCGCTGCAACATATTTCTGATAAAATGCTTAAATCCATGAATCGCGGGTCGTCGTCGCGTTACATCCACCGTCTTATCGATAATTTGCGCACGCATGTGCCGGGCATTACCTTGCGCACCACTTTTATTGTGGGTTATCCCGGAGAAAGCGAAAAAGATTTTTTAGAGCTGGCCAGCTTTATTGAAAAGACCCGTTTTGACCGTGTAGGTATTTTTACATATTCCGACGAAGAAGGAACCCCTGCTTATAATTTGAAGCGCAAAGTGCCCGATCAGGTTAAAGAAGATCGTCGGGGGCATTTAATGCGCCTCCAGCAAAAAATTTCCGAAGAAAAAAATGCTGCTTATGTAGGGAAAACACTCACTGTTTTACTTGAAGGACTAGCCACAGGCGATGATATGCCCGAAGAAATTCCTCTTAAGAGTGGGCAATTTATGAAAGCCCGCCATGCCGGCCAGGCCCCTGGTATTGACGGACAAGTTTTTATTGCATTAAATCCACAATCTCCTTTACACTCCCGCGTGGGACAATTTGTTCCCGTAACCATAACCGATTCTACGGCCTACGATTTATGGGGAAAGTAA
- the ruvX gene encoding Holliday junction resolvase RuvX, translated as MRSLGLDIGDKTVGVAVSDGLGITAQALETIYIKSPQDSFKRLLEIISEYDVKILVPGLPLNMNGTEGPRVAKTKEFIRQLEVFLNKRNTFVEIIYWDERLSSAAVERTLLEADMSREKRKKVIDKLAASYILQGYLDSKRIYNDDTN; from the coding sequence CGACATTGGTGACAAAACGGTTGGCGTTGCTGTGAGTGATGGCCTGGGAATTACAGCTCAAGCTTTAGAAACCATTTATATCAAAAGCCCTCAAGATAGCTTTAAACGACTTTTGGAAATTATTTCGGAATACGATGTAAAAATTTTGGTTCCAGGCCTTCCGCTCAACATGAACGGCACTGAAGGCCCGCGCGTCGCTAAAACAAAAGAATTTATACGCCAACTTGAAGTATTCTTGAACAAAAGAAACACTTTTGTTGAAATTATTTATTGGGACGAACGTTTATCAAGTGCAGCCGTGGAGCGTACGTTACTGGAAGCTGATATGTCGCGCGAAAAGCGTAAAAAAGTGATCGATAAACTAGCCGCCAGTTATATTTTGCAAGGATATTTAGATTCGAAACGTATTTATAATGATGACACTAACTAG